Proteins encoded within one genomic window of Platichthys flesus chromosome 13, fPlaFle2.1, whole genome shotgun sequence:
- the trim63b gene encoding E3 ubiquitin-protein ligase TRIM63, with the protein MDVQRTGTMVRPPSPMDSLEKQLSCPICLEMFTKPVVILPCQHNLCRGCASDLYDSRNPYRFSGGVFRCPTCRFEVVLDRHGVHGLQRNLLVENIIDIYKQQQEGNGSGTTETTIKPKESKEPMCQEHEEEKINIYCITCKVPTCSMCKVFGQHKDCEVAPIASVYQTQKTELSNAIDTLVSSNGRLQALLNQMEEACRVVQENAQRAKTGLAERFDHLYAVLEDRKNILLEQISKEQDEKVAALRALAQRYGERLLSSTELTDTAVRALEQSGSAEFLVASKGLILQTKDAAKCSLGEERPEPGFEKMDHFTLSTEHVEAVLAKMDFGVCEDEDFEDAEEEEEEEEEEEEE; encoded by the coding sequence ATGGACGTTCAGAGGACAGGAACTATGGTCCGGCCCCCGAGCCCCATGGATAgcctggagaagcagctgagctGCCCCATCTGCCTGGAGATGTTCACCAAGCCTGTGGTCATTCTGCCCTGCCAGCACAACCTGTGCCGTGGCTGTGCCAGTGACCTCTATGACTCGCGCAACCCCTACCGCTTTTCAGGTGGTGTCTTCCGATGCCCTACGTGTCGATTTGAGGTTGTGCTCGACCGTCATGGCGTCCACGGGCTCCAGCGCAACCTATTGGTAGAAAACATCATTGACATCTATAAGCAGCAGCAAGAAGGCAATGGCAGTGGAACTACAGAAACTACCATTAAGCCTAAAGAATCCAAAGAGCCCATGTGCCAAGAACACGAAGAAGAGAAAATCAACATCTACTGCATTACCTGCAAAGTGCCCACCTGCTCCATGTGCAAGGTGTTCGGTCAACACAAGGACTGCGAGGTGGCACCTATAGCGAGTGTGTACcagacacagaaaactgaacTGAGCAACGCTATCGATACCCTGGTTTCCAGCAATGGGCGTCTACAGGCTCTTCTCAACCAGATGGAAGAGGCCTGCCGTGTCGTGCAGGAGAACGCTCAGCGTGCGAAGACCGGCTTAGCTGAGCGCTTTGACCACTTGTATGCTGTTCTCGAAGACCGCAAGAACATTCTACTGGAGCAGATTAGTAAAGAGCAAGATGAGAAGGTGGCAGCTCTCCGGGCTCTGGCTCAACGTTACGGTGAACGACTGCTATCGAGCACGGAGCTCACCGACACGGCGGTGAGAGCACTGGAGCAGAGTGGTAGTGCCGAGTTTCTCGTAGCTTCCAAGGGCCTCATCCTGCAGACGAAGGACGCAGCCAAATGTTCGCTCGGGGAAGAGAGGCCAGAGCCGGGCTTCGAGAAGATGGACCACTTCACTTTGTCGACGGAGCATGTTGAAGCAGTCCTGGCAAAGATGGACTTTGGAGTGTGTGAAGATGAGGATTTCGAagatgcagaggaagaagaagaagaggaggaggaggaggaggaggaataa
- the cops8 gene encoding COP9 signalosome complex subunit 8 yields the protein MPTAVIMEESYDKVLEQCEAQEVEAPGGIATPQVYAQLLSLYLLHNDMNNARYLWKRVPQAIKLANPELAAIWAVGQRIWQRDFPEIYTAIAAFQWTENILPVMEALRESTRQRAYSLVAQAYTSITAEDFAACVGYTVEEAVKGVVSQGWQADPTTRMVMPKKPDPPPISLVPNEQQLARLTDYVAFLEN from the exons ATGCCGACAGCAGTGATCATGGAGGAGAGTTATGATAAAGTATTAGAACAGTGTGAAGCTCAGGAAGTCGAG GCTCCAGGAGGCATCGCAACCCCCCAAGTCTACGCCCAGCTGCTCTCCCTCTATTTACTACACAATGACAT GAACAATGCCAGGTATCTATGGAAGAGGGTTCCCCAAGCTATTAAATTG GCAAACCCAGAATTAGCAGCTATTTGGGCCGTTGGCCAACGCATTTGGCAGCGGGACTTTCCAGAGATCTACACGGCCATCGCAGCCTTCCAGTGGACAGAGAATATCCTCCCGGTCATGGAGGCCCTTAGAG AGAGCACACGGCAGAGGGCGTACAGCCTCGTGGCCCAGGCCTACACGTCCATCACAGCCGAGGACTTTGCTGCCTGCGTGGGCTACacggtggaggaggcagtgaaGG GTGTGGTGAGTCAAGGCTGGCAGGCGGACCCCACTACCAGGATGGTGATGCCCAAAAAGCCCG ATCCTCCCCCCATCTCACTGGTTCCCAACGAGCAGCAGTTGGCCCGACTCACCGACTACGTGGCCTTCCTCGAGAACTGA